The following are encoded together in the Hydractinia symbiolongicarpus strain clone_291-10 chromosome 14, HSymV2.1, whole genome shotgun sequence genome:
- the LOC130626050 gene encoding uncharacterized protein LOC130626050, giving the protein MDCLQILAVVLFLHTISGYSVEKANTIQRQYVKRGGSFGTTCSYFNWRLCIPKKGKKDNGKKDEVSRMLAKRNEVQEILDEHRKMKKQLLDRVMSDREKKISDIEHVVDLILNM; this is encoded by the exons atgGATTGCTTGCAAATTTTAGCAGTGGTGCTGTTTTTACATACCATCTCCGGATACAGCGTAGAAAAGGCGAACACTATTCAACGACAGTATGTCAAACGTGGAGGTAGCTTTGGTACGACTTGTTCCTATTTCAACTGGAGACTTTGCAttccaaaaaaaggaaaaaaagacaAT GGGAAGAAAGATGAAGTCTCAAGGATGTTAGCTAAAAGAAACGAGGTACAAGAAATCTTGGATGAACACCGCAAAATGAAAAAACAACTACTGGACAGAGTAATGAGTGATAGAGAAAAAAAGATTTCAGACATTGAACATGTTGTAGATTTAATATTAAACATGTAA
- the LOC130625084 gene encoding uncharacterized PPE family protein PPE62-like, whose protein sequence is MLIIKHCRTDTEQSKGMKLHFLIAFVGISALALAEEQFEDEANVEDPSYGYTGVGYKSGHLGSRNLGSRNFGSGHYGGRHLGSGHFGSEHYGSGHFRAGHVRNRHVGSRYAKRRHLGGGRLGGGHVRNKYVGSRHLGGSHLRGSHLGGGHPASGHVRNRYVGSRHAGSSHLRGSHLERGRVGSGHARNKYVGSRHLGGSHIRRSHVGGGNLGGGNVRNKNAGSRYLGGSHARRSHLRRRKLGGGHVRNRHVGSQHVGGSHLRGGRFGGGHLGNGNAKNKHVTSKHLGGSNLRGRNLGGSHLGGGHAGNRHVGSKHLGSSHPKGSNLGGGHLKHNCTYFMMQNRNRNKDDSAPIMYYFRKYKTLLLTKFSNTTIFDFL, encoded by the exons ATGCTTATAATCAAACATTGCAGGACAGACACTGAACAATCAAAAG GCATGAAGCTGCATTTCTTGATAGCGTTTGTTGGTATCAGTGCCTTAGCACTTGCTGAAGAACAATTTGAAGATGAGGCGAACGTAGAAGATCCAAGTTACGGTTACACTGGCGTTGGATATAAGTCAGGACATCTTGGAAGCAGAAATCTTGGCAGCAGAAATTTTGGAAGTGGACATTATGGAGGAAGACATCTTGGAAGTGGACATTTTGGAAGCGAGCATTACGGAAGCGGACATTTTCGCGCTGGACATGTTAGAAACAGACATGTTGGAAGCAGGTATGCTAAACGCCGTCATCTTGGAGGAGGCCGTCTCGGAGGTGGACATGTTAGAAACAAATATGTTGGAAGTAGGCATCTTGGAGGCAGCCATCTAAGGGGTAGTCATCTTGGAGGAGGCCATCCTGCAAGTGGTCATGTTAGAAACAGATATGTTGGAAGCAGGCATGCTGGAAGCAGCCATCTAAGGGGTAGTCACCTTGAACGAGGCCGTGTTGGAAGTGGACATGCTAGAAACAAATATGTTGGAAGCAGGCATCTTGGAGGCAGCCATATAAGGCGAAGCCATGTTGGAGGAGGTAATCTTGGAGGTGGAAATGTTAGAAACAAAAATGCTGGAAGCAGATATCTTGGAGGCAGTCATGCAAGGCGTAGCCATCTTCGAAGAAGAAAACTTGGAGGTGGTCATGTTAGAAACAGACATGTTGGAAGCCAGCATGTTGGAGGCAGCCATCTAAGGGGAGGTCGTTTTGGCGGAGGTCATCTTGGAAATGGAAATGCTAAAAACAAACATGTTACAAGCAAACATCTTGGAGGCAGTAATCTAAGGGGAAGAAATCTTGGAGGAAGTCATCTTGGAGGTGGACATGCTGGAAACAGACATGTTGGAAGCAAGCATCTTGGAAGCAGTCACCCAAAGGGTAGTAATCTCGGAGGAGGCCATCTTAAACATAACTGTACGTATTTTATGATGCAAAATAGAAATAGAAATAAAGATGATTCTGCACCGATAATgtattattttagaaaatataaaactttattaTTAACTAAATTTTCGAACACAACGATATTTGACTTTTTATAA
- the LOC130626015 gene encoding uncharacterized protein LOC130626015, with translation MSHKESQITLVLLLLLAGVVLSSEPSTTPIYETMDPKALQQATSLMQIRNYLSYAVNMDIVFLVDVSYNTTQYLTPLAALGKLATSCLTGMREGNNKIALITFGNTSRLEYGFRECFKEGCLKNVSDTVMERSEGRKIGKGLRYAKRLLKKEQRDYKKGSHQNHPRKQCIVLVTFGVDVSENEFPMVPRILGNGIDMIVIGVGKNAAKDEATLNSITKPYTKQSKRSGMILVTEHSEYLFTLLENAVKYTCF, from the exons ATGTCTCATAAAGAATCGCAAATCACCTTggttttattgttgttattggcTGGCGTGGTTTTATCTAGTG AACCAAGCACAACACCTATTTATGAAACGATGGATCCCAAAGCTCTTCAACAAGCAACAAGTCTAATGCAGATTAGAAATTACCTTAGTTACGCTGTTAACATGGATATTGTCTTTCTGGTGGACGTCAGTTACAATACAACGCAGTATCTCACACCATTGGCAGCATTGGGAAAACTTGCCACTTCGTGTTTGACAGGCATGCGTGAAGGTAACAACAAGATAGCTCTTATTACCTTTGGAAATACATCTAGACTGGAGTATGGATTTCGGGAGTGCTTTAAGGAGGGGTGCCTAAAAAATGTTTCGGACACAGTGAT GGAGAGATCAGAGGGCCGGAAAATTGGCAAAGGATTACGATACGCAAAACGTTTGCTGAAGAAAGAACAGCGGGACTATAAAAAGGGAAGTCATCAAAACCACCCAAGAAAACAATGCATTGTATTAGTCACGTTCGGAGTTGATGTAAGTGAAAATGAGTTTCCCATGGTGCCAAGAATATTAGGTAATGGTATTGACATGATCGTCATCGGAGTTGGAAAAAACGCTGCTAAAGATGAGGCGACTCTTAATAGTATAACAAAGCCCTATACGAAACAGTCCAAAAGAAGTGGAATGATtctggtgacagaacactcagAGTACTTGTTCACTCTACTGGAAAATGCTGTCAAATACA CCTGCTTCTAG